Proteins encoded within one genomic window of Schaalia sp. HMT-172:
- a CDS encoding N-acetylglucosamine-6-phosphate deacetylase, which yields MTDSVLRGRLVLEDSIVEDGIIEIDGLTISRVCPASDYEGEAPEPTDSTFLPGLVDVHCHGGGGESFPNAETAEAALVAVKEHRRHGTTTLVASCVTASAEVLRARAKTLAELALAGEIAGIHFEGPFVSHERCGAQDPTYIIDPDAQLTRTLIEDCQGYALSMTLAPEKPGAYGPGSVAEALIDGGAVPSWGHTDSNSTKAREALEYSRERFAQVETKRGPRATITHLFNGMRPLHHRDTGPIAEFLSDAARGGAVAELICDSIHVSPSLVRDVYEMVGREHVVFITDAMAAAGMADGEYTLGPQDVIVKDGVARLTQGNAIAGGTAHLMDCVRVAVTCGGIPLVDAVYMASAQGAAILGDDTVGALAPGKKADIVEVSEDLHVRRVWRRGTVVA from the coding sequence ATGACTGATTCTGTGTTGCGCGGCCGTCTTGTCCTGGAGGATTCCATCGTCGAGGATGGAATCATCGAGATCGACGGCTTGACCATTTCCCGTGTATGTCCCGCGTCCGACTACGAGGGCGAGGCGCCCGAGCCTACCGATTCGACATTCCTCCCCGGCCTCGTCGATGTGCATTGCCACGGCGGTGGCGGGGAGTCCTTCCCCAACGCCGAGACTGCCGAGGCGGCCCTCGTCGCCGTCAAGGAGCATCGCCGCCACGGGACGACAACCCTTGTCGCCTCCTGCGTGACGGCCTCGGCCGAGGTACTGCGAGCGCGTGCCAAGACCCTGGCGGAGCTGGCGCTCGCCGGAGAGATCGCGGGCATCCACTTCGAGGGCCCCTTCGTCTCCCACGAGCGCTGCGGCGCCCAGGACCCGACCTACATCATCGACCCGGACGCGCAGCTCACGCGCACGCTCATCGAAGACTGCCAGGGATACGCGCTGTCGATGACGCTGGCCCCCGAGAAGCCAGGCGCCTACGGCCCCGGATCGGTGGCCGAGGCCCTTATCGACGGGGGAGCGGTGCCCTCCTGGGGCCACACCGACTCGAATTCGACGAAGGCTCGCGAGGCCCTGGAATACTCGCGCGAGCGTTTTGCGCAGGTCGAGACGAAGCGCGGCCCACGCGCGACCATCACGCACCTGTTCAACGGCATGCGCCCACTTCACCACCGCGACACCGGTCCGATCGCCGAGTTCCTCTCCGATGCCGCGCGCGGCGGCGCTGTCGCCGAGCTGATCTGCGACTCCATTCACGTGTCCCCCTCGCTGGTGCGCGACGTGTACGAGATGGTGGGTCGCGAGCACGTCGTCTTCATCACGGATGCGATGGCGGCGGCAGGCATGGCCGACGGCGAATACACGCTCGGCCCCCAGGACGTCATCGTCAAGGACGGCGTCGCGCGCCTGACGCAGGGCAACGCCATTGCGGGCGGCACGGCGCATCTGATGGACTGTGTGCGCGTGGCCGTCACCTGCGGGGGCATTCCCCTGGTCGACGCGGTCTACATGGCTTCCGCTCAGGGAGCCGCGATCCTCGGCGATGACACCGTCGGCGCTCTCGCGCCCGGTAAGAAGGCCGACATTGTCGAGGTCAGCGAGGACCTGCACGTGCGCCGCGTCTGGCGACGTGGCACTGTGGTTGCGTGA